A DNA window from Rossellomorea marisflavi contains the following coding sequences:
- a CDS encoding Gfo/Idh/MocA family protein, translating to MLKVGVVGLGSISQFHIKPYLAHADAELTALCDVNEQRLEEKGKQYGVDRLYRDYHELVTDDAIDAVSICTWNNSHADIAIAALDAGKHVLVEKPLCMTVEEALRVEEAVKRSGKVLQVGFVRRHGNNTALLKKFIDSGDLGEIYYAKATCLRRLGNPGGWFSDRTKSGGGPLIDLGVHMIDICWYFMGKPRPVSVSGNTYRKLGNRHHIENLSFYQAADYDPHHNDVEDLANALIRFENGASLMVDVSFTLQAKKDELSVKLYGEKGGAEFEPEIAIVTEQHQTILNVTPQVDQLTFDFEGAFYTEINHFVSCCLEGKESIAPVADGVQVMKMLNAVYESAESCREVIL from the coding sequence ATGTTGAAGGTCGGTGTAGTGGGTCTTGGCTCGATTTCACAGTTTCATATCAAACCGTATCTGGCACATGCTGATGCGGAACTTACGGCACTATGTGATGTGAATGAACAGCGCCTGGAGGAAAAGGGAAAGCAGTATGGAGTCGACAGATTGTACAGGGACTACCATGAGCTGGTGACTGATGATGCCATCGATGCGGTCAGCATCTGTACGTGGAATAATTCCCACGCTGACATTGCCATTGCCGCATTGGATGCCGGAAAACATGTACTCGTTGAGAAGCCGCTCTGCATGACGGTGGAGGAGGCGCTCCGGGTCGAGGAAGCCGTGAAGAGGTCAGGCAAGGTCCTTCAGGTCGGTTTCGTGCGGAGGCATGGAAACAATACAGCCCTCCTGAAAAAGTTCATCGACAGTGGTGACCTGGGGGAGATTTACTATGCGAAGGCAACCTGTCTCAGACGCCTTGGGAATCCTGGCGGATGGTTCAGCGACCGGACAAAATCGGGGGGTGGCCCCCTCATTGATCTCGGCGTGCATATGATCGATATTTGCTGGTACTTCATGGGGAAACCACGCCCGGTGTCGGTGAGCGGGAATACGTACCGGAAGCTTGGCAACCGCCATCATATCGAGAATCTATCATTCTACCAGGCCGCGGATTACGATCCACACCATAACGATGTGGAGGACCTTGCCAACGCCCTCATCCGGTTTGAGAACGGAGCCTCCCTCATGGTGGATGTCAGCTTCACCCTGCAGGCGAAGAAAGATGAACTCTCTGTCAAGCTATACGGTGAAAAGGGCGGGGCTGAATTCGAACCCGAAATCGCAATCGTCACGGAGCAGCATCAAACGATCCTGAATGTCACCCCCCAAGTGGATCAACTCACTTTTGATTTCGAAGGGGCTTTTTATACGGAAATCAATCACTTTGTCTCATGCTGCCTTGAAGGGAAGGAGTCGATTGCCCCTGTTGCAGACGGTGTCCAAGTGATGAAGATGCTCAATGCTGTCTATGAGTCGGCGGAATCCTGCCGGGAAGTGATCCTCTAG
- a CDS encoding sugar phosphate isomerase/epimerase family protein → MKVSVSMYSLASTIKQEGWSVADFIHYAKKISLDGVELLDFYWKGEDPSSEIIEAKEALHDTGLVVSAYDVSNNFVKESEEERAAEVEKILKGISVAKEFGTDIVRVFCGDLHGALTYEDGQQWIIDGLKACAPKAEAAGVTLAIENHGLLAGKSRQVEDIIKNVDSPWVKSTFDTGNFLLVHEEPQLAFDRLKREIVHVHFKDFREKEEGDGPGFKSTQGVELVGTVPGDGQVDLSYIVDGLKQEGYEGWLSIEYEGHDDAREANEEAVRRLRHLLVREGA, encoded by the coding sequence ATGAAAGTAAGCGTGAGCATGTACAGTCTGGCGTCCACCATCAAGCAGGAGGGATGGTCGGTCGCCGATTTCATCCACTATGCCAAAAAGATCTCCCTGGATGGGGTGGAACTCCTCGACTTCTATTGGAAGGGGGAGGATCCGTCATCCGAGATCATAGAAGCGAAGGAAGCTCTCCATGACACGGGTCTAGTGGTCTCCGCTTATGATGTAAGCAATAATTTCGTCAAGGAGTCCGAAGAAGAACGGGCAGCGGAGGTGGAAAAGATCCTGAAGGGGATTTCCGTCGCGAAGGAGTTCGGAACGGATATCGTCCGGGTATTCTGCGGTGACCTTCACGGAGCACTTACGTATGAGGATGGGCAACAATGGATCATTGACGGTCTTAAGGCTTGTGCTCCAAAGGCGGAAGCGGCAGGTGTCACATTGGCAATCGAGAATCATGGGCTGCTTGCAGGAAAAAGCAGGCAGGTGGAAGACATCATCAAGAATGTGGACAGTCCATGGGTGAAATCGACCTTTGATACAGGGAATTTCCTCCTTGTACATGAAGAGCCGCAGCTTGCCTTCGATCGCCTGAAACGTGAAATCGTCCACGTCCATTTCAAGGACTTCAGGGAAAAGGAAGAGGGGGACGGACCGGGATTCAAATCGACACAGGGAGTGGAGCTCGTAGGCACGGTGCCAGGTGATGGCCAGGTTGACTTATCCTACATCGTTGACGGATTGAAACAGGAAGGATATGAAGGCTGGTTATCCATTGAGTACGAAGGTCACGACGATGCGAGGGAAGCCAATGAGGAAGCGGTTAGGCGCCTGCGCCATCTCCTGGTCAGGGAGGGGGCATGA
- a CDS encoding MFS transporter: MMNKWKDPAILLTGIGIANIGDWIYLIALNLIVLNETQSPMAVVLLYLLKPAAGMVVNAWSGSLIDRVNKRNLMIILDFSRAVSIIVVVLMPMSIAMYAVVFFINMMSAVFHPASRTYMTQLIPKASRQRFNALKGLIGSGAFIMGPAVAGLLFQLGTPHLSLFVTAAALCGSGLITLLLPNLEREALADADIGRFSLSAVREDWKLVSTYTKRHASIMLIYFLFSCLLVMTAAVDSLEAAFAKQVLHLSDSTYGYMVSIAGAGFILGSIVNTAFAHRLSYMKLMGGGGVAVAAGYLLYASSDTMVWAATGFAFLSFALAFASTGFETFFQEKIPVKMMGRIASIYGLAEGALVLIMTISIGIGAEFVSIRWAVCAGAIIMLITSILLLLSIRRESSPATYEIHRTGIE, translated from the coding sequence ATGATGAATAAGTGGAAAGACCCAGCCATCCTGTTAACGGGAATCGGCATAGCGAATATCGGCGACTGGATTTACCTCATCGCCCTGAATCTGATCGTCCTCAATGAAACACAGTCACCGATGGCCGTGGTGCTACTCTACCTATTAAAGCCGGCGGCCGGCATGGTGGTGAATGCGTGGTCGGGAAGTCTCATCGACCGGGTGAATAAGCGGAACCTGATGATCATCCTCGATTTTTCACGGGCTGTTTCAATTATTGTAGTGGTGCTAATGCCAATGTCCATTGCCATGTATGCGGTGGTGTTCTTCATCAATATGATGAGCGCTGTGTTTCATCCGGCAAGCAGGACGTATATGACCCAGCTGATCCCGAAGGCCAGCCGTCAACGCTTCAACGCCCTGAAAGGACTCATCGGATCGGGAGCCTTCATCATGGGACCGGCCGTCGCAGGCTTGCTCTTTCAACTCGGAACGCCTCACTTGTCCCTGTTCGTGACGGCAGCAGCCCTGTGCGGGTCGGGTCTTATCACCCTGCTATTGCCTAACCTTGAACGGGAGGCTCTGGCCGATGCCGACATCGGCCGATTTTCCTTATCGGCTGTGCGGGAAGATTGGAAGCTGGTGAGCACTTATACGAAACGGCATGCATCGATCATGCTCATTTACTTCCTGTTCAGTTGCCTGCTTGTCATGACCGCGGCCGTCGATTCCCTGGAAGCGGCTTTCGCGAAGCAGGTGCTCCATCTGTCCGACAGCACGTATGGATATATGGTCAGCATCGCAGGCGCCGGCTTCATCCTCGGCTCCATCGTGAATACGGCATTTGCCCATCGCCTGTCTTATATGAAGCTCATGGGAGGTGGGGGAGTCGCCGTCGCTGCAGGGTATCTCCTGTATGCGTCTTCTGACACCATGGTGTGGGCGGCCACTGGCTTTGCCTTCCTATCCTTCGCCCTCGCATTTGCAAGCACGGGTTTTGAGACGTTTTTCCAAGAGAAGATCCCGGTGAAGATGATGGGGAGGATCGCGAGCATCTATGGACTGGCAGAGGGTGCCCTCGTACTGATTATGACCATCTCCATCGGAATTGGCGCAGAATTCGTGTCCATCCGGTGGGCCGTTTGCGCAGGTGCTATCATCATGCTCATCACGTCAATCCTGCTCCTCCTGTCCATCCGTCGGGAAAGCAGCCCGGCCACGTATGAAATCCACAGGACCGGGATAGAATGA
- the proS gene encoding proline--tRNA ligase, with amino-acid sequence MAKQFVQNVTGMDEDFAQWYTDVVTKAELIDYSSVRGSMIIRPYGYAIWENIKDALDGKIKETGHENVYMPLFIPESLLQREKDHIEGFAPEVAWVTHGGEEELAERLCVRPTSEVLFGEHYKNIIHSYRDLPKLYNQWANVVRWEKTTRPFLRTLEFLWQEGHTCHETDEDALGETIKMLDVYADICENMLAIPVIKGQKTEKEKFAGAKFTYTIESLMHDGKALQSGTSHHLGDGFAKAFGIQFTDRDGKLQYVQQTSWGFTTRIIGAMIMVHGDDRGLVLPPKIAPTQVMIVPIAQHKEGVLDFAYDMKRRLSSVARVGIDASDKKPGWKFNEYEMKGIPLRLEAGPRDIENGHVILVRRDTGEKVTVSIDGIEETITALLHDIQENLLKKATVHREEKTSTAVTFEEFKSQIDQGGFIKAMWCGEEACENKIKEATTATSRCIPFEQEKVADTCVCCGKEARDMVYWAKAY; translated from the coding sequence ATGGCAAAGCAATTCGTACAAAATGTCACAGGCATGGATGAGGATTTCGCCCAATGGTACACGGACGTCGTGACCAAGGCTGAACTCATCGACTATTCAAGCGTAAGGGGCTCCATGATCATCCGCCCCTATGGATATGCCATTTGGGAAAATATCAAGGATGCCCTCGACGGGAAGATCAAGGAGACGGGGCATGAGAATGTCTATATGCCGCTCTTCATTCCGGAAAGTCTGCTCCAGAGGGAAAAGGATCATATCGAAGGCTTCGCTCCAGAAGTAGCTTGGGTGACCCACGGCGGAGAAGAGGAGCTTGCCGAAAGACTGTGTGTCAGACCGACATCGGAGGTCCTTTTCGGGGAGCACTACAAAAACATCATCCACTCGTATCGAGACCTTCCAAAGCTGTATAACCAGTGGGCGAATGTCGTGCGCTGGGAAAAGACGACTCGTCCGTTCCTGAGGACACTCGAATTCCTTTGGCAGGAAGGGCACACCTGTCATGAAACCGATGAAGACGCCCTGGGGGAAACGATCAAGATGCTCGACGTGTATGCAGATATCTGCGAGAACATGCTGGCGATTCCGGTCATCAAAGGACAGAAGACAGAAAAGGAAAAGTTCGCCGGTGCAAAATTCACCTATACGATCGAAAGCCTCATGCATGACGGGAAGGCCCTCCAATCCGGTACCTCCCATCATCTCGGCGACGGCTTTGCCAAAGCATTTGGCATCCAGTTCACCGATCGTGACGGAAAGCTTCAGTACGTCCAGCAAACGTCATGGGGCTTCACGACAAGGATCATCGGCGCCATGATCATGGTGCACGGAGACGACAGGGGGCTCGTCCTGCCACCGAAGATCGCGCCGACTCAAGTGATGATCGTGCCGATCGCCCAGCACAAAGAAGGAGTCCTCGATTTCGCCTATGATATGAAGAGGCGCCTATCCTCCGTCGCACGGGTGGGGATCGACGCGAGCGACAAGAAACCGGGTTGGAAGTTCAATGAGTATGAAATGAAGGGGATTCCGCTTCGATTGGAAGCCGGACCTCGTGATATCGAAAATGGGCACGTCATCCTGGTCCGCAGGGACACAGGGGAAAAAGTGACGGTATCCATCGACGGAATCGAAGAGACCATCACGGCTCTCCTCCATGACATCCAGGAGAACCTGCTCAAAAAAGCCACTGTGCATCGTGAAGAAAAAACGAGCACAGCGGTCACCTTCGAAGAGTTCAAGTCTCAAATCGATCAAGGTGGATTCATCAAAGCGATGTGGTGCGGAGAGGAAGCATGCGAGAACAAGATCAAGGAAGCAACCACCGCCACCAGCCGCTGCATCCCGTTCGAACAGGAGAAGGTAGCCGACACCTGTGTGTGCTGCGGGAAGGAAGCGCGGGACATGGTGTACTGGGCAAAGGCGTACTAA
- a CDS encoding TetR/AcrR family transcriptional regulator: MTGKEPDRREEIMKVALELFAEKGYHRTKISDMVNRAGVAQGTFYWYFKSKAAIATEIIQSGEERLLEVVSKGYRQVPGTVQDAVSASRSLFNELFQFSKDNRHLMELLLKGMDTEETVKEAVLKARRRLEEGFRQNITRAMELGILPVNDPTLQAALLTSLLEGMLERWLFSEHSDLTGKTADEMARELVRFEFFGLLGI; the protein is encoded by the coding sequence ATGACGGGAAAAGAGCCTGATCGAAGAGAGGAAATCATGAAGGTTGCATTGGAGTTGTTTGCTGAAAAGGGATATCATAGGACGAAAATCTCGGACATGGTAAACCGGGCCGGTGTTGCCCAAGGCACATTCTATTGGTACTTCAAGAGCAAGGCTGCCATTGCGACTGAAATTATCCAAAGTGGAGAAGAACGCCTGTTGGAAGTTGTCTCAAAAGGATATCGTCAGGTTCCCGGTACGGTACAGGATGCAGTATCAGCCTCACGCTCATTATTCAATGAACTTTTTCAATTTTCAAAGGATAATCGTCATCTCATGGAGCTTCTGCTGAAAGGGATGGACACGGAAGAAACGGTGAAAGAAGCCGTATTGAAAGCAAGAAGAAGGTTGGAAGAGGGATTTCGACAGAATATAACAAGGGCCATGGAACTCGGGATTTTGCCCGTCAATGACCCAACCCTGCAAGCGGCACTGTTGACAAGCCTGCTTGAAGGGATGCTTGAGCGCTGGCTGTTCTCTGAACACTCTGATTTAACAGGGAAAACAGCAGACGAGATGGCAAGGGAACTTGTAAGGTTTGAGTTTTTTGGATTACTAGGAATTTAA
- a CDS encoding substrate-binding periplasmic protein: MFNMKKSRLLVMLAVLMTVASILSACGSKAEEGAMEKIKEEGTIRVGLMGTYQPYNFLNDNKEMDGFDADIAKEVAKRLDVKVKFVTQDFSGMIAGLKADKFDVVISQMTITDERKKQMAFSDPYITNSVKVIVKEDDKDIQSVDDFKGRDIGVGLGTNDETYLRTELLPKVGDFTIKTYDDVFTSLKDLDAGRIDATINNMYALKPIVEKNGFNIKAVGEPIKSDQAGIAAKKGNEDIIKAINPILADMKKDGTYNEIFKKWFGEEPEDQPAS, translated from the coding sequence GTGTTCAACATGAAAAAATCACGATTGCTGGTTATGTTAGCCGTACTTATGACAGTGGCTTCCATCCTGAGTGCCTGTGGATCAAAAGCGGAAGAAGGCGCTATGGAAAAGATTAAGGAAGAGGGGACGATCCGGGTGGGTCTTATGGGAACCTATCAGCCTTACAACTTCCTGAATGATAACAAGGAAATGGACGGATTTGATGCAGACATTGCAAAAGAAGTAGCAAAACGCCTTGACGTGAAAGTGAAATTTGTCACTCAGGACTTCTCCGGTATGATCGCGGGACTGAAAGCAGATAAATTTGACGTGGTCATCAGCCAGATGACGATCACCGATGAACGTAAGAAGCAGATGGCATTCTCTGATCCGTATATCACCAACAGTGTCAAAGTCATCGTAAAAGAGGACGATAAGGATATTCAATCAGTAGATGATTTCAAAGGCCGAGATATCGGTGTAGGTTTGGGAACCAACGATGAAACGTACCTTCGCACGGAGCTTCTTCCGAAAGTGGGGGACTTCACGATCAAGACGTATGATGATGTATTCACTTCTTTGAAAGACCTGGATGCAGGCAGGATCGATGCTACGATCAACAACATGTATGCACTAAAACCGATTGTCGAAAAGAATGGATTTAACATCAAAGCAGTAGGAGAACCGATTAAATCCGACCAGGCGGGTATTGCGGCAAAAAAAGGAAACGAAGACATTATTAAAGCGATTAATCCGATCCTTGCTGATATGAAGAAAGACGGAACATATAACGAAATCTTTAAAAAATGGTTTGGTGAAGAACCGGAAGACCAACCAGCCAGCTGA
- a CDS encoding amino acid ABC transporter permease: MDLVIANLPFLLKGAYYTLLITVVSMFFGSIIAVVTAIARLKGNRPVRWLARAYVSIIRGTPTLVQIIVVYYGLVDYGINLKPLTAAYIALSISIGAYLSETLRGALQSVPKGQTEAAYASGMTPFQTMRRIILPQAIRVAIPPAGNTFIGMLKETSLVSVITVTELLRSSQLLIAQYYVYMPFYLSIALMYWIMSTGFSFLLERVEKRLSIYV, translated from the coding sequence ATGGATCTTGTCATTGCTAATCTCCCATTCTTGTTAAAGGGAGCGTATTATACACTTCTGATCACGGTTGTATCCATGTTCTTCGGCTCAATCATCGCCGTGGTCACGGCCATTGCGAGATTGAAAGGGAACCGTCCGGTAAGATGGTTGGCAAGGGCGTATGTATCCATCATCCGAGGGACGCCCACTCTTGTACAAATCATCGTGGTCTACTATGGTCTTGTTGATTACGGTATTAACCTGAAACCGCTGACGGCTGCCTACATCGCATTGAGCATCAGCATAGGTGCTTATCTCTCCGAGACGTTGCGCGGGGCATTGCAATCTGTTCCAAAAGGACAGACCGAAGCTGCCTATGCATCGGGAATGACTCCATTTCAAACCATGAGGCGGATCATCCTGCCTCAGGCAATCAGGGTGGCGATCCCGCCTGCTGGCAATACCTTTATCGGCATGCTGAAGGAGACGTCCCTCGTATCCGTGATCACGGTCACAGAGCTACTCCGATCTTCTCAACTGCTGATAGCTCAGTATTATGTATATATGCCATTCTATTTGTCGATTGCTCTCATGTACTGGATCATGAGCACTGGATTTTCATTTTTATTGGAGAGAGTCGAGAAGCGACTATCAATCTATGTATAA
- a CDS encoding amino acid ABC transporter ATP-binding protein, producing MITTDKLSKHFGSLEVLKDIDLEINRGEVVTILGPSGSGKSTLLRCLNGLEELTSGTMSVCGFTVSSQQDKREKRNRIRDIRLHSGMVFQQFNLYPHKTALQNVIEALLMVKKTPKDEAVKRGETLLSRVGLIDKKDVYPSRLSGGQQQRVAIARALAMEPDVMFFDEPTSALDPELVDEVLSVMKELAKEGMTMVIVTHEMNFAREVADRIVFMADGKIVEENAPDRFFTDPMTERAKKFLKIRS from the coding sequence ATGATAACAACAGATAAATTATCAAAACACTTTGGATCACTTGAAGTGCTGAAGGATATCGATTTAGAAATCAACAGGGGTGAAGTGGTGACGATCCTTGGTCCAAGTGGATCAGGGAAGAGCACCCTTCTCCGTTGCCTGAACGGACTGGAAGAGTTGACTTCCGGGACCATGAGCGTCTGTGGTTTCACCGTGAGCAGCCAGCAAGATAAACGGGAGAAGCGCAACCGGATTCGCGATATCCGCCTTCATAGCGGGATGGTCTTCCAGCAGTTCAATCTTTACCCGCATAAAACCGCGCTTCAAAACGTCATCGAAGCATTGCTCATGGTGAAAAAAACACCGAAAGACGAGGCCGTCAAAAGAGGAGAGACCCTTTTGAGCCGTGTTGGCCTGATTGATAAGAAGGACGTCTATCCTTCCAGGCTGTCTGGTGGTCAACAGCAGCGGGTCGCCATCGCAAGGGCGCTTGCCATGGAACCCGATGTCATGTTCTTCGATGAGCCGACTTCAGCATTGGATCCGGAATTGGTGGATGAAGTATTGAGCGTCATGAAGGAACTAGCCAAAGAGGGGATGACGATGGTCATCGTCACCCATGAAATGAATTTCGCCCGCGAAGTGGCGGACCGCATTGTGTTCATGGCGGACGGTAAGATCGTAGAAGAAAATGCTCCAGATCGTTTCTTCACCGATCCGATGACAGAACGGGCCAAGAAATTCTTGAAGATTAGATCATAA
- a CDS encoding OsmC family protein, with protein MKVQTTWHGKRAFTAVGQSGYEIKMDATEAYGGDSNGVTPTEMLLASLAGCIGIDVTMILKPHLSKINRLEIETDGARKEELPKGFTSIVVTFSIDGDIDAKKVWRAIKLGKEKYCAVSDTLKADISFVLVLNGEPAPQV; from the coding sequence ATGAAAGTACAAACCACATGGCACGGAAAACGGGCGTTTACAGCCGTCGGTCAATCAGGGTACGAAATCAAGATGGATGCAACGGAAGCTTACGGTGGGGACAGCAATGGCGTTACCCCGACCGAAATGCTACTTGCCTCACTTGCGGGATGCATCGGGATCGATGTAACCATGATCCTGAAACCCCATCTTTCTAAAATCAATCGTCTTGAGATCGAAACGGACGGTGCGAGGAAAGAAGAATTGCCTAAAGGCTTTACCTCTATTGTGGTCACATTCTCCATCGACGGTGATATTGATGCTAAGAAAGTATGGAGAGCCATCAAACTGGGTAAGGAAAAATATTGTGCTGTTTCTGATACGCTCAAAGCAGATATCAGCTTTGTGTTGGTCCTTAACGGGGAACCTGCCCCACAAGTTTAA
- a CDS encoding GNAT family N-acetyltransferase, which produces MAETERLVIRPFTRWDYGNWLQSHLDRLPSQHKYDAGYQDMSGCTEQWFAEMIGKQDEMMAKDEVYIFGVFLKATGVMVGTVDVSTLMRYNFNWGRIGYVLHNQHWQKGFGKESVAATLRLAFTKIGYHRIEAHIDLDNIPSISLVESVGMTYECTRKGFIYERGMWQDQLVYYQNAE; this is translated from the coding sequence ATGGCAGAAACAGAACGCTTGGTGATCCGACCCTTCACCCGATGGGATTATGGGAACTGGCTGCAGTCACATCTCGATCGCCTGCCATCTCAGCATAAGTATGATGCCGGGTATCAGGATATGTCGGGATGCACGGAGCAGTGGTTCGCGGAGATGATCGGCAAACAGGATGAGATGATGGCGAAGGATGAGGTCTATATCTTCGGGGTTTTCCTGAAAGCGACGGGAGTGATGGTCGGCACCGTCGACGTCTCGACTCTCATGAGGTACAACTTCAATTGGGGAAGGATCGGCTATGTGCTCCATAATCAACACTGGCAGAAGGGATTCGGGAAAGAATCCGTGGCAGCTACACTGCGACTGGCGTTTACCAAAATCGGCTACCACCGGATCGAAGCCCACATCGACCTTGACAATATCCCGTCCATCTCCCTGGTGGAAAGCGTCGGCATGACATACGAATGCACGAGGAAGGGGTTCATCTATGAGCGGGGGATGTGGCAGGATCAGCTCGTTTATTATCAGAATGCAGAATAA
- a CDS encoding sulfite exporter TauE/SafE family protein produces MGNILLFSLIIGLAATILIVPMSAMKMKKKEGYPSFAKVFGATLIIAIVATFLFYYLTNLDQNFTSVWILFIIAAIAGASLSYGKERMIKGVLVLAGLVVGVYFLSAFLFNADEKYESADMETKTEIQAFDETETPASVPPQFARNKMKKAFGQVPNTSYYELGNLQIQKVNGDYVYIAPVEFSDFWKWVKGDKTPGYFMLSATDSTANPKFMKQEMKYTPSSYLNENIERHIRMKYPKKIFYGDVQLEVNDEGKPFYIRTYGTFISARNGFDAEGVVLVDALTGDTKAYPIKDIPAFIDGAISPETVSLQNSYFGNFVKGFWNSKFGKSDVKLPSDEGTEANVTPVFNKDGDMYYFTDFTSPKEGVDSMLGYSMTNARTGEATYYTGNLEESYMDSQGALQIIQKRFIEKKWDGKMPVLYNFYGEASWLTPVLDSNGFLQNYFIVSAANPEIAVYADTPNQALKMYKTALQKGSGSLNNNSKAEEKQDSGKVVRVYKEKSGDYTVVSFLLENGKNYIVSSEISPLAIYLRENDTVKITYSDTEEEFLPVKDLTIEGL; encoded by the coding sequence ATGGGCAATATCCTATTATTCTCACTCATCATCGGCCTTGCAGCCACCATTCTGATCGTCCCAATGAGTGCCATGAAAATGAAAAAGAAAGAGGGCTACCCGTCATTCGCCAAAGTGTTCGGTGCCACCCTCATCATCGCCATCGTCGCGACATTCCTGTTCTACTACTTGACCAACCTTGACCAGAACTTTACCAGCGTCTGGATCCTCTTCATCATAGCCGCCATCGCCGGAGCATCACTATCCTACGGTAAAGAGCGCATGATCAAAGGAGTCCTCGTCCTTGCTGGCCTTGTAGTCGGTGTCTATTTCCTCAGCGCCTTCCTGTTCAACGCGGACGAGAAGTACGAATCCGCCGATATGGAGACGAAGACCGAAATCCAGGCATTCGACGAGACGGAAACACCGGCAAGCGTTCCGCCTCAATTCGCCCGGAATAAAATGAAAAAAGCATTCGGTCAAGTCCCGAATACAAGCTACTATGAACTCGGTAATCTGCAGATCCAGAAGGTCAACGGGGACTACGTTTATATCGCCCCAGTCGAATTCTCGGACTTCTGGAAATGGGTGAAAGGTGACAAAACACCGGGGTACTTCATGCTGAGTGCAACGGACTCCACCGCCAATCCTAAATTCATGAAGCAGGAAATGAAATACACCCCTTCTTCTTATCTGAATGAAAACATCGAGCGCCATATCCGCATGAAGTATCCGAAGAAGATTTTCTACGGTGATGTGCAGCTTGAAGTGAACGACGAAGGGAAACCTTTCTACATCCGGACATACGGAACCTTCATCTCTGCCCGTAACGGTTTTGACGCGGAAGGGGTCGTCCTGGTGGATGCATTGACTGGTGATACGAAAGCTTATCCGATCAAGGATATCCCTGCATTCATTGACGGAGCCATCTCACCCGAGACCGTCAGCCTTCAAAACAGCTACTTCGGTAACTTTGTAAAAGGATTCTGGAACAGCAAGTTCGGAAAATCCGACGTGAAGCTGCCATCCGATGAAGGAACGGAAGCGAATGTCACGCCGGTCTTCAACAAAGACGGCGATATGTACTACTTCACAGACTTCACGTCTCCTAAAGAAGGCGTAGACTCCATGCTTGGGTATTCCATGACCAATGCCCGTACCGGGGAGGCTACCTACTATACCGGGAACCTGGAAGAATCGTATATGGATTCACAAGGCGCCCTGCAGATCATCCAGAAGCGATTCATCGAGAAGAAATGGGACGGCAAGATGCCGGTTCTTTATAACTTCTATGGTGAAGCAAGCTGGTTGACACCTGTACTCGATTCCAATGGATTCCTGCAGAACTATTTCATCGTCTCCGCAGCGAACCCGGAAATCGCCGTGTACGCCGATACACCGAACCAGGCGCTGAAAATGTACAAAACCGCCCTTCAAAAAGGATCCGGAAGCCTGAATAACAACTCCAAGGCTGAAGAGAAACAGGATTCCGGCAAAGTAGTCCGGGTGTACAAAGAAAAATCCGGAGATTACACGGTCGTTTCCTTCCTATTGGAGAACGGCAAGAACTATATCGTTTCGTCTGAAATCAGCCCTCTTGCCATCTACCTGAGGGAAAACGATACGGTCAAGATTACGTATAGCGATACCGAGGAGGAATTCCTTCCGGTGAAAGACCTCACGATTGAGGGACTGTAA